The region CATTTAATGCAATTACATCTGCCTGTATAAATCCGTTATTATCAGTATATCTGATAATCTTTTTTAATCCTGGTAAAGTAACTTTTTTAATGTTCTCGGATATTTTTAATCTTGGTTTATTATTACACATAGAAAGTTTAAAAACTCCATCCAATGCAGAATCCGGATTACCAGTAACTAAATTTGTTCCCACTCCAAAAATATCAATTGGTGCCTGCTGTTCTAAAAGACTTTTAATTACCCGTTCATCTAACTGATTTGAAACAACAATTTCGACATAACTTAATCCCTCTTCATCAAGTTTTTTTCTAACTGCTTTTGCAAGATATGCAAGATCGCCGCTGTCTAATCTTATCCCTTTTAATTTATAACCGGCTTTTTCAAGTTCCTTAGCAACGATAATTGCATTCGGCAAACCAGATTCTAAAGTATTATAAGTATCAATAAGCAGCACAGTTTTATCAGGATTTGATTCAGCATATTTTCTGAAAGCAGTTAACTCATCATCATAACTTTGAATAAAAGAGTGCGCCATTGTTCCAACAGGAATAAGATCAAACAATTTAGCAGCAAGGACATTGGAAGTAGAATCAAAGCCGCCGATAATTGCAGCCCGGCTTGCCTGTAAACCGCCGAATCCCTGTGCACGCCTCAATCCAAAATCACTTAGGATTTTATTTTTCGCTATCAATCTAATTCTTGCTGCTTTAGTAGAGATTAAAGAATTGAAGTTTAGCGTATTGAGTAAATAAGTTTCCAAAAGCTGCAGCTCAGCAAGTTTTCCTTCAACTGTAACAATCGGTTCATTCGGAAAAACGACTGTGCCTTCTTCAACTGAGTAAATATTTCCAGTAAATGCAAAATCCTTCAGGTAATCTAAAAAGTTAGCATTGAATTTCTTTTTGTGAAGATAATCAATGTCATCTTTACCAAACTTAAACTCACTTAAACTCTCAAGCAGCTCTGATAATCCGCTGAATACAACAAATCCGCCTTCATAAGGGATCTTTCTGAAAAAATAATCAAAAGATGCATGGCAATTATGTTTTTCTTCTTTGAGGTAGGTATCCATCATAGACAGCTGATACATATCCGTATAAAGTCCAAGATAGTCTTTTAATACTTTCATAATCTTTCTTCTTGAATAATGATTGAAGAATTAGTTAACAAAGAACCTCTTGCAAAATAAACAATTATTTAATTTTTAATGATCTTAAAATTGCTGTGTTAAAAGTTCAATTGTATGATTGATAAATTGATAAATACATCTTCATACTTCAGAAATCAAAAAACCAACAGCATACTGATCATCAAAATACATTATGATTTTATTACCACAGGTTATTCACGTATAACAATCATTCAATAATTGCTAACTATCAATACCTTCTCACAAATAAGAATAGCTGCACTTTATGACTTCCTAAATCTGATAATGCTATGTTAAAAATTGCTTTTATATGATTTATCACTCACTAACAAATGGCACTAAGATTGAGATTTTGCAGCAAATTACATATTCCAAAAATAACTTCAGAATTTTTATGATAAGAGGAACAATAAAAGTTGACACTAAAATTTGCAAGGGATGCGAGCTTTGCATTGTTGCCTGCCCACAGGATGTGCTTGCATTATCTGTAAATTTTAACGATAAAGGTTATCGTTTTGTAGAACTAATCAGCAGTGCATGCACTGGATGTGTAAACTGCGCATTAGTCTGTCCTGAAGCAGCATTAACTGTTTATAGGGAACCTAAGCCTGCAAAAAAGACTAAGACTAACGTTTAAATAATTTTTAATAAAAGGTTTTAAAATGGAAAAAGAAATCA is a window of Ignavibacterium sp. DNA encoding:
- a CDS encoding nicotinate phosphoribosyltransferase; protein product: MKVLKDYLGLYTDMYQLSMMDTYLKEEKHNCHASFDYFFRKIPYEGGFVVFSGLSELLESLSEFKFGKDDIDYLHKKKFNANFLDYLKDFAFTGNIYSVEEGTVVFPNEPIVTVEGKLAELQLLETYLLNTLNFNSLISTKAARIRLIAKNKILSDFGLRRAQGFGGLQASRAAIIGGFDSTSNVLAAKLFDLIPVGTMAHSFIQSYDDELTAFRKYAESNPDKTVLLIDTYNTLESGLPNAIIVAKELEKAGYKLKGIRLDSGDLAYLAKAVRKKLDEEGLSYVEIVVSNQLDERVIKSLLEQQAPIDIFGVGTNLVTGNPDSALDGVFKLSMCNNKPRLKISENIKKVTLPGLKKIIRYTDNNGFIQADVIALNDEENIVKMYHPFDKDKTKNLTGLNEENLTKLVAENGNIKIKIESAELIREKVKENLLKLPEEYKRFEFPHIYKVGISEKLMKLREELKNNFTNNKQT
- a CDS encoding ferredoxin family protein; the encoded protein is MIYHSLTNGTKIEILQQITYSKNNFRIFMIRGTIKVDTKICKGCELCIVACPQDVLALSVNFNDKGYRFVELISSACTGCVNCALVCPEAALTVYREPKPAKKTKTNV